In the Candidatus Methylomirabilota bacterium genome, one interval contains:
- a CDS encoding DUF2277 domain-containing protein, translating into MCRSIKTLHNFKPPATDEEIRASSLQFVRKLSGFAKPSKANESAFTRAVDEVAQAARVLLHALVTNAPPRDREVEASKARAKGMDRFRSHDTRRAI; encoded by the coding sequence ATGTGCCGAAGCATCAAAACACTGCACAATTTCAAGCCGCCGGCGACGGACGAGGAGATCCGGGCATCTTCCCTACAGTTCGTCCGAAAATTGAGCGGCTTCGCAAAGCCGTCCAAAGCTAACGAATCCGCTTTCACCCGAGCGGTGGACGAGGTGGCGCAGGCAGCACGGGTGCTCCTCCACGCTCTCGTTACGAACGCTCCGCCTCGCGATCGAGAAGTTGAAGCGTCGAAGGCCCGCGCCAAGGGGATGGACCGTTTTCGCTCTCACGATACGAGACGAGCCATCTGA